The following coding sequences lie in one Gadus macrocephalus chromosome 1, ASM3116895v1 genomic window:
- the nek4 gene encoding serine/threonine-protein kinase Nek4 — MNNYVFIRVVGKGSYGEVNLVKHRADRKQYVIKKLNLTKSTKRERRAAEQEAKLLSQLRHPNIVTYRESWEGEDCQLYIVMGFCEGGDLYHRLKQQKGDLLPERQVVEWFVQIAMALQYLHEKHILHRDLKTQNIFLTKTNIIKVGDLGIARVLENQNDMASTLIGTPYYMSPELFSNKPYNHKSDVWALGCCVYEMSTLKHAFNAKDMNSLVYRIVQGKLPQMPGQYDPLLGELIRSMLCKRPEERPDVKLILREPYIKRQIAMFLEATKEKTAKSRRKAVDGAGDAGGSRAGSGVSPQPKRPPQSPPGPPLPRPPRRDGDQNGHAPTPPARSPSPDPAPEASPFSSSLATVSSITIDIEPVQQQQPPGRGEGPAESPAQRPPSAVSGPPDAPRPGPPAAPRDRKHKRKPEPSRRGGEEEGRSRGSPCHSHAVEAQSDKPPPSAADDKDDTMELLKESALENPPLGPSAALSAAGVHSSADEEKEAAENPSNGQEILESTEKLLEPFPAMVSIKGLRNLNLNICILRLRFRLIKSEQHEDPSPSSHPVSGWGGRCAPGLVGPHFSMEPSMSQQHRQREDGRMLVDQLKSRGLSARPLPPPPAQTPAGDRRKRSRVSTEKKSPTATSSSSSTRPFGGGLLALPQAPPLSARERRRLRQSQEQAIQPVVHAVRRASYDVTTYQSRQQDVRACRSVSESGDPLGQNERLHDQRSEEDDCSSSTSSTERSEGDGREGKTESTDMHDLVQMMTQTLRMDGRERVNDIMCESTALPEFKLNRKYRDTLVLHGKAWDQTDFPLNDLPSGTTSGPAKIRRAIEYLRTDVVKGLGVKLLDKVLELMDEEDDHKRQVCLREQMGEEKYLAYAVMVRQLKFFEDISFKG, encoded by the exons ATGAATAACTATGTGTTCATCAGAGTGGTGGGGAAAGGGAGCTATGGAGAAGTGAACTTGGTGAAACACAGAGCAGATCGGAAACAG TACGTCATCAAAAAGTTGAACCTGACCAAGTCCACCAAGCGGGAGAGGCGTGCCGCGGAGCAGGAGGCCAAGCTGCTGTCCCAGCTGCGGCACCCCAACATCGTGACCTACCGGGAGTCCTGGGAGGGCGAGGACTGCCAGCTCTACATCGTCATGGGCTTCTGCGAGGGCGGGGACCTCTACCACAGACTCAAGCAGCAGAAGGGGGACCTCCTACCTGAGAGGCAGGTGGTGGAGTGGTTTGTCCAGATTGCCATGGCGCTCCAG TATCTGCATGAGAAGCACATCCTTCACCGGGACCTTAAGACCCAGAACATCTTCCTGACCAAGACCAACATCATCAAGGTGGGAGACCTGGGCATCGCGAGGGTCCTGGAGAACCAGAACGACATGGCCAGCACCCTGATCGGAACGCCGTACTACATGAGCCCTGAGCTCTTCTCCAATAAACCCTATAATCACAAG TCAGATGTATGGGCGTTGGGATGCTGTGTGTATGAAATGTCGACACTGAAGCACGCCTTCAATGCCAAGGATATGAACTCGCTGGTTTACCGCATTGTACAAGGGAAG CTGCCTCAGATGCCGGGTCAGTACGACCCCCTCCTGGGCGAGCTGATCAGGAGCATGCTGTGCAAGAGGCCGGAGGAGCGTCCCGATGTGAAGCTCATCCTCAGAGAGCCCTACATCAAGAGGCAGATCGCCATGTTCCTGGAGGCCACCAAGGA GAAAACCGCCAAGTCCAGAAGGAAGGCTGTGGATGGGGCCGGTGACGCCGGTGGCAGCAGGGCAGGGTCAGGTGTCTCCCCTCAGCCAAAGAGACCGCCACAGAGCCCCCCCGGCCcgcccctcccccggcccccaAGG AGGGACGGCGATCAGAACGGCCACGCCCCCACTCCCCCAGCCCGGTCCCCTTcgcctgaccccgcccccgaaGCCAGCCCCTTCTCCAGCAGTCTGGCGACCGTCAGCAGCATCACTATTGATATTGAAcccgtgcagcagcagcagccgccgggCCGAGGGGAGGGGCCGGCGGAGAGCCCAGCCCAGCGGCCCCCTTCGGCAGTGTCCGGCCCCCCCGATGCACCCCGACCCggcccccccgcggcccccagGGACCGCAAGCACAAGAGGAAACCAGAGCCGTCCcggcggggaggggaggaggagggccggaGCAGGGGGTCGCCCTGCCACTCACACGCTGTGGAGGCCCAAAGCGATAAGCCACCGCCTTCGGCTGCAGATGACAAGGACGACACCATGGAGCTACTGAAAGAATCGGCGTTAGAGAACCCCCCGCTGGGTCCGAGCGCGGCTCTGAGCGCTGCGGGGGTCCACAGCTCTGCAGACGAAGAGAAGGAAGCGGCGGAAAACCCCTCCAATGGCCAA GAGATCCTAGAATCAACTGAAAAGCTACTGGAGCCATTTCCAGCCATGGTGAGTATTAAGGGATTAAGGAATCTTAATCTCAATATTTGTATATTGAGATTAAGGTTTAGATTGATAAAGTCA GAACAACATGAAGACCCAAGCCCATCCTCACATCCAGTATCTGGGTGGGGCGGACGGTGTGCTCCGGGGCTCGTGGGTCCTCACTTCTCCATGGAGCCCTCCATGTCCCAGCagcacagacagagggaggacgGACGCATGCTCGTGGATCAGCTCAAG TCCAGGGGGCTCTCTGCCAGgccgctgcccccccctccgGCCCAGACCCCAGCGGGGGaccggaggaagaggagcagggtgAGCACAGAGAAGAAGAGCCCCACGGCCacctcctcgtcgtcctccacTCGTCCCTTCGGTGGTGGACTACTGGCACTTCCACAG gcGCCCCCTCTGTCGgccagagagaggagaaggctGAGGCAGTCCCAGGAACAGGCCATCCAGCCAG TAGTCCATGCTGTGAGACGGGCGTCCTACGACGTCACAACCTATCAGAGCAGGCAGCAGGATGTCCGAGCCTGCAGATCGGTCTCTGAGTCCGGCGACCCGCTCGGTCAG AACGAGCGTCTACATGACCAGCGGTCAGAGGAGGACGACTGCAGCTCGTCCACAAGCTCCACAGAGCGCTCCGAGGGCGATGGCAGAGAAGG GAAGACTGAATCTACCGACATGCATGATCTGGTTCAGATGATGACGCAGACATTACGAATGGATGGCCGAGAACGTGTTAACGACATCATGTGCGAAAGCACTGCCTTGCCAGAGTTTAAACTCAACAGGAAGTACAGGGACACGCTGGTGCTTCACGGGAAGGCTTGGGACCAAACCGACTTTCCACTCAATGATTTACCATCGG GCACCACCTCAGGGCCGGCAAAGATTCGGAGGGCCATCGAGTACCTGAGGACGGATGTTGTGAAGGGCCTGGGGGTCAAGTTGCTGGACAAAGTCCTGGAGCTcatggatgaggaggatgaccaCAAACGACAA GTGTGCCTTCGCGAACAAATGGGAGAAGAGAAGTACCTAGCCTATGCTGTGATGGTGAGGCAGCTGAAGTTCTTTGAAGACATTTCCTTCAAGGGATGA